CCTCACAGAAAGGGAAGGAGGCTCAGGGACTGAGTCCCACATCGCTCAGTCAGAGAATTTCCGTCATACAATAGACAACAGTACCTTGTTCTAGCCCAGGCATACATCAAAATCACCTGGGCATTTCCTTTTACTACTGAGATGGGGAGAGGGGCATTCCCAGGGATGTCTTCAATTGGTCCCAGGTGAGGCTGAATTAGCATTATTCTGAAGTCTCCCTAGATGATTCTCGTGTGCTATGATGATTGAAATTCAATAATCTATTCCCAATCACTTCTGCatcagttgaggaaactgaggctcatagagCTGAAGTAGTTTATCACAGCTGGCCAGTCACTCAGGGAGCCATCTAATCCTACTATACTCCTGGGAATGGACTTATAGCATAGCGCTGAAATTCCATTTCTGTAAGTCTCATTTTCTCcagttcttgttttcttttcctagcTGTAAGTGTACTCttggacacacacatacacagactttTGGGGGGGCTGTTTTCTTCTCTACTGCTTTGTCTTGTGTTGCTCAAAGATCTATTTACTCCACAGAGACACGAAGCAAGATTCCGAATATCTAATCAGTCCAAGCCACAGTCCCATAGACCCAGGACTGCTGCCAAATTCATGGCAATGGTGCGATAAACGTTTTGTGTGCGTCTCTGCGTTCTATCTAGTGCCCTGGAAAATTACAAACCCAACTGTTTTTCTTCACACAAATTCCAAAGACACCTCACTCCCCTGCAAAGAGAGGTTGGCTCTCTAATTAATTTATCTTGGCATCTGCTTATTGCCTGAACATTTATTAGAATACAATTTATtcagaaatttttatttgtgtAGAACTTTCTAACCAGTTCAGGATGACATGGCAGATGAGCTGGGTGGGAGGGATTAAGCAGGAAGGGTTTAGATTTGGCAGTGTGTTTAAGTGTTTCTAAGAGGAACACATTCTTACAGTTCCtccttttctgattcttttttaaaagaaagaatgtaggtgttgtgtttttttttttaagaaagcactATTTAAACTTGATGACAGAAAAtaccactactactactactattattaccATCATCATCAATAGTCACCTTTTATTTGCAAGCTTTTATGTGCCAAGTAGTTGCTAAgtactggattggccaaaaattcattcgggtttttccatCATATCAGCACTTACTCTTCTCAACCTCTTACCACAAGCACCATGACTCTGTAAGATTACACAGGCCAGGCTGAGGCAGGCCAAAGTGGATGCCATGGGCACCAAGAGGATAACAGTCTTACACAGATATGATAATCATGTCTAGTGAATACGAACACTTTAGATGGCTACAACAGAGGGcattacaaataaggaaatattttcattcaggCCCAACATGTTTTATTTGAAGTCTCAAGATTCTAGCAGATTTTCTTGGTTCCCATGAACAAATAAGGAGTTTtaggactcttttttttaaatcactgatcATTCTCCAGAAAGAAGGGTATGCAAAAGCACAAAATAATTAGTAAGACTGATTTCTCAGAGAATaggaacaaatttgagttaaGGCTCCAGTTTACTGACTTGCAGAATTTTATACCATATAAAGAACAATGTCTGTTTCCAGATGAGCAAACAAAGGCACAGATTGAGGGCATGACTTTGGCCAGTTCACAGAGCCAATTTTCACAGGACTCCCTGGCTCTAGGTTCAGTGGACTCTACATTACTGGCATCTCTTAGTTCCTGGGTTTCTAAAAGGCCTTACAAAGTCTGAGAGGaatttgttgtcgttcagtcactcagtcatgtctgactctttgggaccccatcaactatagccccccaggcttccctgtccttcaccatctgcagGAGCTTGCTAATTCTCAAAGAGAGGAATCAGTACATCAAAAAGCTGCTTTCCACCAGCCTTTTCTCAATCCATTttcaaaacagaacaaaggaaacaTTAGCTGTTTAAGTTTCATTTTCTGCAATTCTGCCtactttaatttcactttctactttcagttTCCAACTTATCGTTGCAAAAACACACCCACAAGTTACATCATTAGCTGTGGTTCATCTCCCATATATAGCCCTGACCTGGGGCATAAATTTATCTGAAAATCCGTAAGACGGACAGAACAGACCTCAGAGAAGACCATCCAGCTAGACAAAGCATTGCAGAACTGCTGCCTAATTCACAGCAACCATGAGGTAagcctttctctgtttctctgcctttctgtATAAAGCTTCTGGAAAAAATTTTAACCATACTGTATCAACAGACTTAGTCTCGGTGAtgccatttccttatttttctatttgaccAACTGTTTCGGACTGAACGTATACGTGAgtgcactcacacacatgcacattcatACATGCCCATAAACTGTTTTATcagttcattttccttctttgtcagCATCTTCCTGAGGAATTTGCTGAAACccaaagaaagggagggaaacaGAAAGGGTGGAAGGAAGAGAACAATCCCAGTCTCTGAAACAATTTTCCACCAATCTCCCTTCTGTCTGAGCTAGGGGGGGAATGGACAGTTAATCTGGATACAGATGTTGCTTTCTGGCTCCTCGACAGGAGGAAAAAAGTAGAGTGCACACAGCTGTGTGAGCCACAGCAGTGGCGTCTCTCAGCTATCTTGAGAGAAATATTGTGGTGGATGAGGAAGAGATGCTCACTGCTTAGAGAACAAGACCTTTCTCTGCTGGCATCTGGTCTCACTATCTGCACTGCCGGGCTCCTATGTCAGGCTTTGTCAATCTGACTGGATCTAAGATTCGCAGGTTAACTGTCCTCTGGGGCAGCCAGGTGGCCTGCGATCCTTGACAGCCTCCTGTTCACAGGGCTCGGCTAGAGTTCTGTGCTTGGGAACTCCCACATCTTCCTTAGCTAAAGGGCCTAATGTAAACTGTATTATCTAAACTGAATCTTGATTCAAAGAACCTTGGATCTTATCAGATCAAAAAAACATTAATATTGGCCTGCAAATTTGCCCTCAGTGTTCCAGTGTACAAAACTTTGAAGGGGCAACAGTTTCAGAAAATGCATAATTACAGACCTATTGTCAACCCTTCTCCCCTCCTTTGGTTCACAGACAAATAAGAGTGGATTATCACTGAtaagaaaacaataacaacagcaacaaaaatcatcatcataataataGAAAAGTAGATATCATGTCCTGGATGCTTATCAAGTGCCAGCCTGGCTTCCAAAGTATTATGTAAATTATTACATTTACATTATTACATTTACAAAAGAAACTTATGAGGCAAGTACTCGTACTATACTTTTTTTTGCCAATAacgaattttaaattaaaaagttaagacTACACAGATAATAAGTGATAGAGCTAGACATGAACCAGAGTCTCTATTCAATGATACcttatttaatctttaaactGATGTTTCTTAAAAGGTACCAACGGAGGTTCATGAGATCATTTCAGATGGCATAGTAattagcttttatattttaaaggaagatcccctagaggagggtatggcaacccactccagtatttttgcctggagaatcccacggacagaggagcctggtgggctatagtccatggggttgcaaagagtcagacacaactgaagcaacttagcatgcatgcatgcatatttacATAATTTGCAGAATTTCTACTCAGGCTAGTAACATGAATTTTTATAGTGATAAAATACATGTatgataaaatttaccattttaactgttttcagttcagttgagttcagtcattcagttgtgtccgactctttgcgaccccaaggactgcagcatgccaggcttccctgtccatcaccaactcctggagcttgttcaaactctcggccatcaagtcggtgagccatccaaccatctcatcctctgtaaactccttctcttcctgccttcaatctttcccagcatcagggtcttttccaatgagtcagttctctgcatcaggtggccaaagtattggagtttcagcttcagcatcagtccttccaatgaatattcaggactgatttcctttacaagtgactggtttgatctccttgcagtccaagggactctaaagagtcttctccaacaccacagttcaaaagcatcaattctttggcgctcagctttctttatagtccaactctcacatccatacgtgactactggcaaaaccatagctttaactattttaagtatacaattttGCAGTATTTAGTACAACAATGtagtgcaaccatcaccactatctagttTAAGAAAATTTCGTCACTCTGAGAAGTCACTCACCTCTCATCCTTCACTCCAGGACCTGGTAACcattaatctgctttctgtctctatagatttgtctattgtggatatttcatatatatggaaGCATACAACACACggccttttgtgactgacttatttaacttaatgccttcaaggttcatccatactgAGGCATGTGTCAGAATGTACTTccattttaaagctgaataatattccattgtatgcactgactacattttgcttatccattcatccactggaGAACACTTGGGTTTCTCccactgtgaataatgctgctatgaatataagtatacaaatatctattcaagtctttgctttattttgggtATCTACCAGAAGTGGAACTAATGAAGTATAtgataattctatatttaattttttgaggaatcatcattttccacagcagctgccccattttacattctccctagcaatgcacaagggttctaatttctccacatccttgacaacatttggtattttctgtgtttttgataAATACCCATCCTAATGGATGTGTAGAGGTAttttattatggttttgattcacatttcatTAATGACtggtgatgttgaacatcttttcatgtacttactggccatctgtatattttctttagggAAATGTCTATGCGTGTTCTTTGCCCATTCTTTTAAtcagttatttgtttttctgttgttaaaTTGTAGGAGCTGCTTATTAGTCtaaatattaatcccttatcaggtacatgatttgaaaacattttctcccattctgtgggatGTCTTTTCATTCTATTGATACTGCCCTTTGATGCACAAAACTTTTTAGTTTTGCTAAAGctcaacttgtttatttttacttttgttaccTTTGTTTTTAGCATATCCAAGAAATTGTTGCTAAATCCAATGTCATGGAGCTTTTTCCCTGTTTTGTTTCTAGATTGTTATAGCTTTAGatgttacatttagatctttgacacattttgaattcattttttgtATATAGTATAAGGAACAGGTCCAACTTCAATCTTTTGTATATGGATATTCCTCCTTTCTGCATATATCCCAGACTGAGTACTGGAGAAGCCAGAAACCTAGAAATGCTGGTAGGCATGAATAGAAAAGTCCCATGAAAAACCTGCTCTCTCTAGCCAAAGGACCCAAAAAGGAGATAGTctagcaaaacaaaaaatttataaacaacCACTACTCTAGCCAAATACCACAGAAAAAGTCAAACAAAAACTAAGGCCCCATTCCCAACTCTGCTAGTAAAGGCTGAGTGGGTAGCCAAGACTTCTATTCTCACCAGGCTATGAGCTAGGCATCTGGACTCTTCCACTCCGTCCCCCAACGGATGATGTCAGAGAAGGCCAAGTGGAgtgcattgccttctctggttcaaAATCACTagcattagggaaatgcaaactaagaCCACAAAGAGCTACCTCTACATCTATTAAAAGAGctaataacattttctttaaaaaagtggaaatatcAAATTCTggtaagaatacaaagaactagaTCATTCATACATTActctgtatgtgtgttagttactcagttgtttctgattctttgcgactccacggactgtagcctgccaggctccactgttcatggaattttccaggcaagaatactggagtggattgccgttcccttctccaggggatcttcccaatcaagggattgaacctgggtctccagcactgcaagcgaattctttaccgtttgagccaccagggaagcatacgTTACTAGTAGGAATGAAAAATGAACAGTGTGCATATTGTACCACTGTCAGTTTCCTAGTTTCGATGTTGTACTATAGTTGGATAAAATATAATCTTTGGGAGAAACTGGGTCAAGGATACACTGCCTTATGTTCTATCTTTGCAAACTtctgtgaatatatataaataaataaatatttcccacAAATAAatccaactaaaataaatgggTCAAATATGATCACATTTAGATAGTCTTAATTTGTTACATAATCTGCAGACTAAGGTCGTGATGTCAATAATATTTCCTAAGGCTCTGCGTTTCTTACTGGTCTCTACCTTAAATACAGCAATAGGAAAACAGAAAACTCTTATATAACATGAAATATGCATGCTCTAAGTGTTTTACATAGATAGGCTTATTAATTCTCACCAAATCCAGTGTGCTAAGTTTATCTTCTGTGCTTTACAAAGGAGgttctgaagcacagagaagtttcATGGCTAGAAAATGCTGGAGTCAGTGTATGGAGCCAAGCAAACTGCATTCAGAGGCCAAATGGATCTTAGAAATACAGGAACTCGATGGAAGATCAAAGCAGGCAGGCCCTTTTCAAGGCTAGGAGGTGTTTTACTTGGCTTATTTCTATTGGCTGTTTGTTACCTAACAAAGaaaatctgcttttgtttttacaGTTATAAAGCTGATGAGGATCAGCTCAAGGATAAGCTGCTACTGTTGAGATGTCACTTTACATGGGATTTGATCATTGCAGAGACAGAAATACCGGATTTAGAAAACAGGGTCTTGGAGGAGATTACGTTCCTGGACATCAAATACAATGTGGGAATATACAACTTACTGGCCTATGTGAAACACCTGAGAGGCCAGAATGAAGAAGCCCTGAAGGGTTTACAAAAAGCTGAAGACTTAAGCCAGCAAGAACATGCCAACCAATCAGAAGTGAGAAGTCTGGTTACCTGGGGCAACTATGCCTGGCTGCATTACCATATGGGCCAACAGGCAGAAGCCCAGATTTACCTGGACAAGGTGAAGAACACTTGCAGGAAACTTGGGAATTCCTCCAGCTATAGAATGGCGTGTCCTCAGATGGACTGTGAGGAAGGATGGGCCTTGCTGAAATGTGGAGCAAAGAATTATGAACGGGCCAAAGTCTGCTTTGAAAAGGCTCTGGAAGTGGACCCTGAAAACCCTGAATTCAGCACTGGGTATGCAATCGTTGTCTATCGCCTGGAGGGCTTTAACAGAGCACAGATTAGTGCGGAATTTTGTCTGAACACCTTAAAACAGGCTGTCAAGCTAAATCCAAATGATGCATACATTAAGGCTCTTCTTGGCCTGAAGCTTCAAGATGTAGAACAAGAAGCTGAAGGAGAAAAGTACATCAAAGAAGCACTGACCAATGCGTCCTCAAAGGCTTATGTCTTTCGGTATGCTGTCAAGTTTTACCGAAGAAAAGGCGTTCTGGATGAAGCTCTTCGGCTCTCAAAATTGGCCTTGGAGGAAACCCCCTCTTCTGCTTTCCTGCATCACCAGACAGGGCTTTGCTACAAGTCACAAATAATCCAAATAAAGTTCGCTACAAACTGTCAGCCTAAAGGACAGGATAAAGAAAACATCAACAGAATAATACCATTAGCCATACATCATTTGGAACGTGCTGTGCAACTAAAGCCCACATTTGAGTTAGCTTATACAAGCCTGGCAGAAATGTACGCAGAAGCAGGTGACCACAGAAAAGCTGATGATACTTTTCAAAAAGTGCTCTGCATGAAAGCACTCGACAAAGAAGTGCTGCAACACATACATTTGCACTACGGCCAATTTCTGGAATTTCACAAAAAATCTGAAGTCGATGCAATTAGCCattatttaaaagcaataaaaatagaaagcccatCAACAGATAGggataaaagcatcaattctttgacgaaATTGGCTTCAAAGAAACTCCGGAGAAATCCATCAGATATAGAAAGCTTGAGTATCCTTGGGTTCATCCACAaagtaaaaggagaaatgaatgaaGCCCTGGAGTATTATGAGCGGGCCCTGAGGCTggctcctggcttggagaactctgCTGTGATCCCTAGGCACTGAAATACGGAATCATCTTTTCTGCTTGTGACTTTCAGAAACGCATTATGTAACTCACCACAATGCCGCATTATGTAACTCACCACAATGCTGTAATCTTTGAACAATTACTCAAACCTGATAAAACATTAGTTGTATTCAGAAAATAGGGAAACAGCCTTCAGGAGCGATTGTGCGATCAGATCGATCTAAGATGGCGACTGTAGAACCGGAAACCACCCCTATTCCCAATCCCCCGCCtacagaagagaagacagaatCTAATCAGGAGGTCACTAACCCAGAACACTGGATTAAATAAACACCCTTTACAGAACAGATGGGCactctggttttttaaaaatgataaaagcaaAACTTGGCAAGCAAACCTTCGATTGATCTCTAAGTTTGATACTATTGAAGACTTCTGGGCTCTGTACAACCATATCCAGTTATCTAGTAATTTAATGACTGGCTGTGACTACTCACTTTTTAAGGATGGTATTGAGCCTATGTGGgaagatgagaaaaacaaacGAGGACAATGGCTAATTACACTGAACAAACAGCAGAGACAAAGTGACCTCGATGTTTTTTGGCTAGAGACACTGCTGTGCCTTATTGGAGAATCTTTTGATGACTACAGTGATGACGAATGTGGAGCTGTTGTTAATATTAGAGCTAACGGTGGTAAGacatggacacgagtttgagtaaactctgcaaGGTGGTGAtgatcagggaggcctggcgtgctgcagttcatggtgttgaaACGAGTCGGACcgactaaacaactgaactgaactgaaaggtgatAAAATAGCAATATGGACTACTGAATGTGAAAACAGAGAAACTGTTAGACATATAGGGAGGGTATACAAGGAAAAGTTAGGACTTCCTCCAAAAATAGTAACTGGTTATCAGTCCCATGCAGACACAGCTACTAAGCAGCTCCACCACTAAAAATAGGTTTGTTGTTTAAGAAGACACCTTCTGAGTATTCTCATAGGCAACTGCCTCAAGCAATCAAGATTTGGGAGCTGAAGGAATGCCTCTTCAAAAGCAGAATGGACTGCATTTAAATTTGAGTTCCATCTAAATGTTGCTAAGATAAAAGGAAGTTTCATTAGCCTTTGTCTTGTACTTCtgtattcatattttcttttttttttttcagctagaGTGTCCATTATCCCAATCAAAGTATTACAGTACACATCATATCATCCCCAGAATCCATACATGTGTTCCTGGCCCACTTTGTAATAGCTTAATAGAATTAACCATTACAAAAACATTTGACCCatctacaatattaaaaaaagaacttgcatttctatacctTACAGGAGAATGATTTTGCTTACATTCCTTTATATGAAGGAGCGTATTTTACTGGTTTGAAAGAGTATAATGCATAGTTTTCTGgcaattttctttgtttctttttacagcATTATCTGTCCTGTA
The window above is part of the Bos javanicus breed banteng chromosome 26, ARS-OSU_banteng_1.0, whole genome shotgun sequence genome. Proteins encoded here:
- the IFIT1 gene encoding interferon-induced protein with tetratricopeptide repeats 1 isoform X2 translates to MSSVEFSHSVVSDSLRPQGLQHARLPCPSPTPGACSNSRPSSRYKADEDQLKDKLLLLRCHFTWDLIIAETEIPDLENRVLEEITFLDIKYNVGIYNLLAYVKHLRGQNEEALKGLQKAEDLSQQEHANQSEVRSLVTWGNYAWLHYHMGQQAEAQIYLDKVKNTCRKLGNSSSYRMACPQMDCEEGWALLKCGAKNYERAKVCFEKALEVDPENPEFSTGYAIVVYRLEGFNRAQISAEFCLNTLKQAVKLNPNDAYIKALLGLKLQDVEQEAEGEKYIKEALTNASSKAYVFRYAVKFYRRKGVLDEALRLSKLALEETPSSAFLHHQTGLCYKSQIIQIKFATNCQPKGQDKENINRIIPLAIHHLERAVQLKPTFELAYTSLAEMYAEAGDHRKADDTFQKVLCMKALDKEVLQHIHLHYGQFLEFHKKSEVDAISHYLKAIKIESPSTDRDKSINSLTKLASKKLRRNPSDIESLSILGFIHKVKGEMNEALEYYERALRLAPGLENSAVIPRH
- the IFIT1 gene encoding interferon-induced protein with tetratricopeptide repeats 1 isoform X3, which codes for MSYKADEDQLKDKLLLLRCHFTWDLIIAETEIPDLENRVLEEITFLDIKYNVGIYNLLAYVKHLRGQNEEALKGLQKAEDLSQQEHANQSEVRSLVTWGNYAWLHYHMGQQAEAQIYLDKVKNTCRKLGNSSSYRMACPQMDCEEGWALLKCGAKNYERAKVCFEKALEVDPENPEFSTGYAIVVYRLEGFNRAQISAEFCLNTLKQAVKLNPNDAYIKALLGLKLQDVEQEAEGEKYIKEALTNASSKAYVFRYAVKFYRRKGVLDEALRLSKLALEETPSSAFLHHQTGLCYKSQIIQIKFATNCQPKGQDKENINRIIPLAIHHLERAVQLKPTFELAYTSLAEMYAEAGDHRKADDTFQKVLCMKALDKEVLQHIHLHYGQFLEFHKKSEVDAISHYLKAIKIESPSTDRDKSINSLTKLASKKLRRNPSDIESLSILGFIHKVKGEMNEALEYYERALRLAPGLENSAVIPRH